The bacterium genome includes a window with the following:
- a CDS encoding response regulator — translation MTKILLIEPNEAHSKLIRDRIEAGIDRARVDETPNLKKGLDLLTRRAYDCILTDTATPEESDIRLIQQLKKAAGTVPIIVVTGRTDDGRASAIIRNGAADYVLKSRATLEAIPELVRKNILKSQVKHPLLVPANVLRRILDEIEKNVSRDVRAKIRKIRKNTEKLLSR, via the coding sequence GTGACGAAGATCCTCCTGATCGAGCCGAATGAGGCGCATTCCAAGCTGATCCGGGACCGGATCGAGGCGGGAATCGACCGCGCCCGCGTCGATGAGACTCCGAACCTCAAGAAGGGCCTCGACCTTCTCACCCGTCGCGCTTACGACTGCATCCTGACCGATACCGCGACGCCCGAAGAATCCGACATCCGCCTCATCCAGCAGCTTAAGAAAGCCGCCGGAACCGTTCCCATCATCGTCGTCACGGGGCGGACCGATGACGGCCGGGCCTCGGCGATCATCCGGAATGGTGCGGCGGACTATGTCCTGAAATCGCGCGCCACTCTCGAAGCCATCCCCGAACTGGTGCGCAAGAATATCCTCAAGAGTCAGGTCAAGCATCCCCTCCTGGTTCCGGCCAACGTGTTGCGACGGATTCTGGACGAGATCGAGAAAAACGTCTCGCGGGACGTGCGCGCGAAGATCCGGAAGATCCGCAAGAATACCGAGAAACTCCTTAGTCGTTAG